One Mauremys reevesii isolate NIE-2019 linkage group 5, ASM1616193v1, whole genome shotgun sequence genomic window carries:
- the MYOZ2 gene encoding myozenin-2 isoform X1: MLSHSAMVKERKQQASAIMKEIHGNESDGLDLGKKISIPRDIMVEELSILSNRGARLFKMRQRRSDKYTYENYHYLANKQRNRSEPMQSFKMETSNAEAGQQHAPMTPPNTPDPRSPPNPENIAPGYSGPLKEIPPERFNTTSVPKYYQSPWIEAISNDPELLEALYPRLFKPEAKPELPDYRSFNRVATPFGGFERASKLVKFKVPDFNLLLLNDPRFMILANPLSTRRSFNRTPKGWMSENIPIVFIQPSDSNTVPETDDL, encoded by the exons ATGTTATCACATTCTGCCATGGTCAAAGAGAGGAAACAACAAGCATCAGCCATTATGAAGGAAATCCACGGCAATG AGTCAGATGGCCTAGACCTTGGAAAGAAAATCAGCATCCCCAGAGACATCATGGTGGAGGAACTATCAATACTCAGCAACAGAGGTGCAAGGCTATTTAAGATGCGTCAAAGGAGATCTGACAAGTACACCTATGAAAACTATCATTATTTAGCAAATAAGCAAAGGAAT CGTAGTGAACCTATGCAGAGTTTTAAAATGGAAACTAGCAATGCCGAAGCTGGCCAACAGCATGCACCAATGACACCTCCTAATACACCTGACCCACGGAGCCCACCAAATCCTGAAAATATTGCACCAG GATATTCTGGACCACTAAAGGAAATTCCTCCTGAGAGGTTCAACACTACTTCTGTGCCAAAATATTATCAGTCCCCCTGGATAGAAGCCATCAGCAATGACCCAGAGCTGTTGGAGGCTTTATACCCTAGACTGTTTAAGCCTGAAGCAAAGCCAGAACTGCCTGACTACAGGAGCTTTAACAG AGTTGCCACTCCATTTGGTGGTTTTGAGAGGGCATCAAAGCTGGTTAAATTCAAGGTACCAGATTTTAATCTACTGCTGCTAAATGATCCCAGGTTCATGATCCTCGCTAACCCTCTTTCTACCAGGAGGTCCTTCAACAGGACTCCTAAGGGATGGATGTCAGAGAATATTCCCATAGTGTTCATCCAGCCTTCGGATTCCAACACTGTTCCAGAAACGGATGACCTGTGA
- the MYOZ2 gene encoding myozenin-2 isoform X2, whose translation MVEELSILSNRGARLFKMRQRRSDKYTYENYHYLANKQRNRSEPMQSFKMETSNAEAGQQHAPMTPPNTPDPRSPPNPENIAPGYSGPLKEIPPERFNTTSVPKYYQSPWIEAISNDPELLEALYPRLFKPEAKPELPDYRSFNRVATPFGGFERASKLVKFKVPDFNLLLLNDPRFMILANPLSTRRSFNRTPKGWMSENIPIVFIQPSDSNTVPETDDL comes from the exons ATGGTGGAGGAACTATCAATACTCAGCAACAGAGGTGCAAGGCTATTTAAGATGCGTCAAAGGAGATCTGACAAGTACACCTATGAAAACTATCATTATTTAGCAAATAAGCAAAGGAAT CGTAGTGAACCTATGCAGAGTTTTAAAATGGAAACTAGCAATGCCGAAGCTGGCCAACAGCATGCACCAATGACACCTCCTAATACACCTGACCCACGGAGCCCACCAAATCCTGAAAATATTGCACCAG GATATTCTGGACCACTAAAGGAAATTCCTCCTGAGAGGTTCAACACTACTTCTGTGCCAAAATATTATCAGTCCCCCTGGATAGAAGCCATCAGCAATGACCCAGAGCTGTTGGAGGCTTTATACCCTAGACTGTTTAAGCCTGAAGCAAAGCCAGAACTGCCTGACTACAGGAGCTTTAACAG AGTTGCCACTCCATTTGGTGGTTTTGAGAGGGCATCAAAGCTGGTTAAATTCAAGGTACCAGATTTTAATCTACTGCTGCTAAATGATCCCAGGTTCATGATCCTCGCTAACCCTCTTTCTACCAGGAGGTCCTTCAACAGGACTCCTAAGGGATGGATGTCAGAGAATATTCCCATAGTGTTCATCCAGCCTTCGGATTCCAACACTGTTCCAGAAACGGATGACCTGTGA